A portion of the Mesobacillus sp. AQ2 genome contains these proteins:
- the leuS gene encoding leucine--tRNA ligase, giving the protein MSFNHQEIEKKWQAYWEQNKTFKTTEDKGKEKFYALDMFPYPSGAGLHVGHPEGYTATDILSRMKRMQGFNVLHPMGWDAFGLPAEQYALDTGNDPAEFTEKNINTFRRQIKALGFSYDWDREVNTTDPEYYKWTQWIFLKLYEKGLAYIDEVAVNWCPALGTVLANEEVIDGKSERGGHPVERRPMRQWMLKITAYADRLLEDLDLLDWPESLKDMQRNWIGRSEGAEITFNIEGHEGTFTVFTTRPDTLFGATYAVLAPEHQLVDKITTSEQKAAVEKYIDEIKSKSDLERTDLAKDKTGVFTGAYAINPANGEKMPIWIADYVLASYGTGAIMAVPAHDERDYEFAKKFELEIKEVVAGGNVQEEAYTGDGDHVNSEFLDGMNKEDAISKMIAWLEEKGIGTKKVTYRLRDWLFSRQRYWGEPIPIIHWEDGTMTAVPDDQLPLVLPKTTEIKPSGTGESPLANIADWVNVVDPETGKKGRRETNTMPQWAGSCWYYLRYIDPKNDQALADEEKLKQWLPVDIYIGGAEHAVLHLLYARFWHKVLYDVGVVHTKEPFQKLFNQGMILGENNEKMSKSKGNVVNPDEIVGSHGADTLRLYEMFMGPLEASIAWSTNGLDGSRRFLDRIWRLFVDENGSLSSKIKDVENQNLEKVYHQTVKKVTEDYEGLRFNTAISQMMVFINEAYKAEELPKGYVEGFVKMLAPIAPHITEELWEKLGHSESITYAAWPAYDEAKLVDDEVEIVVQVNGKIKAKMMVPADANRETLEQIAMGDNTVKEQIDGKTVRKVIAVPGKLVNIVAN; this is encoded by the coding sequence ATGAGTTTCAACCATCAGGAAATCGAGAAAAAATGGCAAGCTTATTGGGAACAGAACAAAACGTTCAAAACAACTGAAGATAAAGGGAAAGAGAAGTTTTACGCGCTTGATATGTTCCCGTATCCATCAGGTGCCGGCCTTCACGTTGGACACCCGGAAGGATATACGGCAACAGACATCCTTTCCCGCATGAAAAGGATGCAGGGATTCAACGTCCTTCATCCAATGGGCTGGGACGCATTCGGACTGCCGGCAGAGCAGTATGCACTTGATACAGGGAATGACCCGGCAGAATTTACGGAGAAGAACATTAACACGTTCCGCCGCCAGATCAAGGCATTAGGCTTTTCATACGACTGGGACCGCGAAGTCAACACGACTGACCCTGAATACTACAAGTGGACTCAGTGGATTTTCCTTAAGCTTTATGAAAAAGGGCTAGCGTACATTGACGAAGTCGCTGTTAACTGGTGCCCGGCACTTGGAACAGTTTTAGCGAACGAAGAAGTAATCGATGGTAAAAGCGAGCGCGGCGGACATCCGGTGGAACGCCGTCCGATGAGACAATGGATGCTGAAGATTACTGCGTATGCAGACCGTCTTCTTGAGGATCTTGATTTACTTGATTGGCCGGAGAGCCTGAAGGATATGCAACGCAACTGGATTGGCCGTTCAGAAGGTGCGGAAATCACTTTCAACATCGAAGGACATGAGGGAACATTCACGGTTTTCACAACCCGTCCGGATACACTGTTCGGCGCAACTTACGCGGTGCTTGCACCAGAGCATCAATTGGTTGATAAAATCACTACTTCTGAACAAAAAGCTGCAGTAGAAAAATATATTGATGAAATCAAGAGCAAGAGCGATCTTGAGCGTACCGATTTAGCAAAAGACAAAACTGGAGTCTTCACCGGGGCTTATGCGATCAATCCAGCAAACGGCGAAAAAATGCCAATCTGGATCGCAGACTATGTTCTTGCGTCATACGGAACTGGCGCAATCATGGCAGTTCCTGCGCATGACGAGCGCGACTACGAGTTTGCTAAAAAATTCGAGTTGGAAATCAAGGAAGTTGTAGCCGGCGGAAACGTCCAGGAAGAAGCCTATACTGGCGACGGTGATCATGTAAACTCTGAATTCCTTGACGGCATGAATAAGGAAGATGCCATCAGCAAGATGATTGCCTGGCTTGAAGAAAAAGGCATTGGTACAAAGAAGGTCACATATCGCCTTCGCGACTGGCTGTTCAGCCGCCAGCGTTACTGGGGTGAGCCGATTCCAATCATCCACTGGGAAGATGGCACAATGACAGCAGTTCCAGATGATCAGCTGCCACTTGTCCTTCCTAAAACAACTGAAATCAAGCCATCAGGCACAGGCGAGTCCCCGCTTGCCAATATCGCTGACTGGGTGAATGTGGTTGACCCTGAAACAGGCAAAAAGGGCCGCAGGGAAACGAACACCATGCCGCAATGGGCTGGCAGCTGCTGGTATTACCTTCGCTACATCGATCCGAAGAATGATCAGGCGCTTGCCGATGAAGAAAAATTAAAGCAATGGCTGCCTGTCGATATTTACATTGGAGGCGCGGAGCACGCAGTACTTCACTTGCTTTACGCTCGTTTCTGGCACAAGGTTCTTTACGATGTGGGTGTTGTCCATACGAAAGAGCCATTCCAGAAGCTTTTCAACCAGGGGATGATCCTTGGTGAAAATAATGAAAAAATGAGTAAATCAAAAGGCAATGTCGTCAACCCGGATGAAATCGTCGGAAGCCACGGTGCGGATACACTTCGCCTTTACGAAATGTTCATGGGACCGCTGGAGGCATCGATTGCATGGTCAACAAATGGACTTGATGGATCACGCCGATTCCTTGACCGTATCTGGCGCCTGTTCGTCGATGAAAACGGAAGCCTGAGCTCGAAGATCAAGGATGTGGAAAACCAAAACCTTGAAAAAGTCTACCACCAGACGGTTAAAAAAGTAACAGAAGACTATGAAGGACTTCGTTTCAACACAGCGATCTCACAGATGATGGTCTTCATCAACGAAGCATACAAAGCTGAGGAACTTCCTAAGGGATATGTAGAAGGATTTGTGAAAATGCTTGCTCCGATTGCACCGCATATCACAGAAGAGCTTTGGGAAAAGCTTGGGCACAGCGAGTCTATCACCTATGCAGCATGGCCAGCATATGATGAAGCCAAGCTTGTTGATGACGAAGTCGAAATCGTTGTCCAGGTGAACGGCAAAATCAAAGCAAAAATGATGGTACCTGCCGATGCCAACAGAGAGACTCTTGAGCAGATTGCTATGGGCGATAATACCGTTAAAGAACAAATCGACGGTAAGACAGTCCGCAAAGTGATCGCAGTACCAGGAAAGCTTGTCAACATTGTCGCTAACTAA
- a CDS encoding (Fe-S)-binding protein has product MTTVQEQQRIQTQFQEKMNQDELLNCMRCGFCLPTCPTYIESGYQESHSPRGRIALMKAVVDGLIEPDEDFERSLDLCLGCRACEPVCPSGVNYGHLLEDARDIVNQNKKFSMPVKMVRKAVFKGLFPHQERMRGLTGLIGFYQRSGLQKVARSTGVMKLFPESLATMEKVLPQVPTMKEMKNRPEHLEPIGPKIHKVAFFSGCLMDTMFLETNNATMKLLQLAGCEIVIPKDQACCGALHGHSGEKEDAKALARRNIKAFEDTGVDFIITNAGGCGAFLIDYDHLLKDDPEWKEWAQAFTDKIKDISQILMEVGFHEKVKLELPPQTITYQDSCHLRNVMKTASAPRTLLQSIKGAEFREMQNADRCCGSAGIYNIVESEMSMQLLDSKMVQAKATQATTIVTANPGCLLQMKLGVEREGLSERMRGVHIVDLLLEAAQTGK; this is encoded by the coding sequence ATGACAACAGTACAGGAACAGCAAAGAATCCAGACACAATTCCAGGAAAAGATGAACCAGGATGAGCTATTGAACTGCATGCGCTGCGGGTTCTGCCTGCCGACTTGTCCCACCTATATCGAATCTGGCTATCAAGAATCGCATTCTCCCAGGGGCCGCATCGCTTTAATGAAGGCAGTAGTCGATGGCCTTATCGAACCTGATGAAGATTTTGAGCGGTCACTTGATCTTTGCCTCGGCTGCCGGGCATGTGAACCGGTCTGTCCGTCCGGGGTGAATTATGGACATCTTCTTGAAGATGCCCGGGATATTGTCAATCAAAACAAGAAATTCTCAATGCCAGTCAAAATGGTCAGGAAAGCTGTTTTCAAAGGACTTTTTCCTCACCAGGAGCGGATGAGGGGGCTGACGGGCCTTATTGGCTTCTATCAGCGCTCCGGTCTGCAGAAGGTTGCACGCAGCACAGGAGTGATGAAGCTTTTCCCTGAATCGCTCGCCACGATGGAGAAAGTACTCCCTCAGGTGCCGACAATGAAGGAAATGAAAAATCGGCCAGAGCATCTTGAGCCAATCGGCCCGAAGATTCATAAGGTCGCATTCTTCAGCGGCTGCCTGATGGATACAATGTTCCTCGAAACTAACAATGCGACGATGAAGCTTTTGCAGCTCGCTGGATGTGAAATTGTCATCCCTAAGGATCAGGCCTGCTGCGGAGCGCTTCATGGACACAGCGGAGAAAAGGAAGATGCGAAAGCACTTGCGAGGAGGAACATTAAAGCCTTCGAGGATACCGGAGTCGATTTTATCATCACGAATGCAGGAGGCTGTGGCGCCTTCCTGATCGACTATGACCACTTGCTTAAAGATGATCCGGAATGGAAGGAATGGGCACAAGCTTTTACGGATAAAATCAAGGATATCTCACAGATTTTGATGGAGGTCGGTTTTCATGAAAAAGTGAAGCTCGAACTGCCGCCGCAAACTATTACGTATCAGGATTCATGCCACTTGCGCAATGTGATGAAAACAGCTTCAGCACCCAGGACGCTGCTGCAATCAATCAAAGGGGCAGAATTCCGCGAGATGCAGAATGCCGACCGCTGCTGTGGCTCGGCGGGAATCTATAATATTGTCGAAAGTGAAATGTCCATGCAGTTACTAGATTCCAAAATGGTTCAGGCAAAGGCCACCCAAGCAACGACGATTGTAACCGCAAACCCGGGATGTCTGCTGCAGATGAAGCTTGGAGTTGAGCGCGAAGGACTCTCTGAGAGAATGAGAGGCGTGCATATTGTGGACCTGCTATTGGAAGCTGCACAAACCGGGAAGTGA
- the glcD gene encoding glycolate oxidase subunit GlcD: protein MLPNTVKEKIITIVTAANFDDSKTGRLVYSYDATPNFQSMPDAVVSPRNKQEISEVVKLCNEYKIPIVPRGSGTNLCAGTCPTEGGIVLLFKHMNKILEVDEENLTATVQPGVVTLDLINAVEPKGLFFPPDPGSMKISTIGGNINENSGGLRGLKYGVTRDYVIGLEAVLPNGDIIRTGGKLAKDVAGYDFTRLLVGSEGTLGIITEAILKLIPMPETKQTMLALYQDLEAAAKSVSKIIASKIIPATLEFLDQPTLRVVEDFAKIGLPTDVEAVLLIEQDGPIEVVERDMARIAEVCKEEKAVSVQLAQSEAEAEALRTARRSALSALARLKPTTILEDATVPRSEIARMVNAINEIAKKYELDICTFGHAGDGNLHPTCPTDSRNHEEMERVEKAFAEIFEKAIEFGGTITGEHGVGVMKAPYLELKLGKEGIAAMKAVKMALDPNNIMNPGKIFAKDSRKRVVVTK, encoded by the coding sequence ATGCTTCCAAACACAGTGAAAGAAAAAATAATCACAATCGTAACTGCTGCTAATTTTGATGATTCCAAAACGGGTCGGCTGGTCTATTCATATGATGCAACACCTAACTTTCAATCAATGCCGGATGCCGTTGTAAGTCCGCGGAACAAACAGGAGATATCTGAGGTTGTTAAACTTTGCAATGAATATAAAATTCCGATTGTGCCTCGCGGATCCGGGACGAATCTTTGCGCAGGCACTTGCCCGACAGAAGGCGGAATCGTGCTTCTTTTTAAACACATGAACAAAATCCTTGAGGTGGATGAAGAGAATCTGACTGCCACCGTCCAGCCCGGGGTGGTAACGCTTGATTTAATCAATGCGGTGGAACCAAAAGGGCTGTTTTTCCCTCCAGATCCTGGCTCTATGAAAATATCAACCATCGGCGGCAATATCAACGAAAATTCCGGCGGCCTGCGCGGATTGAAGTATGGGGTGACGAGGGATTACGTAATCGGTCTTGAAGCAGTGCTGCCAAATGGGGATATCATCCGTACAGGAGGGAAACTGGCAAAGGATGTCGCGGGATATGATTTTACCAGGTTGCTCGTCGGTTCCGAGGGTACGCTTGGCATCATTACTGAAGCTATCCTTAAATTGATTCCGATGCCTGAGACAAAACAAACGATGCTTGCTCTATATCAAGATCTTGAAGCGGCAGCTAAATCGGTATCAAAGATCATTGCGAGCAAAATCATCCCTGCTACGCTGGAATTCCTTGATCAGCCGACTTTAAGGGTTGTCGAGGATTTTGCCAAAATCGGGCTGCCAACAGATGTTGAAGCGGTTCTATTAATCGAGCAGGATGGCCCGATTGAAGTTGTCGAGCGTGACATGGCCAGGATTGCCGAGGTGTGCAAAGAGGAAAAGGCTGTGTCTGTGCAGCTGGCGCAATCTGAAGCTGAGGCGGAAGCACTAAGGACTGCGCGCAGGAGTGCTCTATCTGCATTGGCCAGATTAAAGCCGACGACCATTTTGGAGGATGCCACTGTGCCAAGATCAGAGATTGCCAGAATGGTCAATGCAATCAATGAAATCGCGAAAAAGTATGAGTTGGATATCTGTACTTTTGGCCATGCAGGAGATGGAAATCTTCATCCTACATGTCCGACTGATTCACGCAATCATGAGGAAATGGAAAGGGTCGAGAAGGCATTTGCGGAAATTTTTGAGAAGGCAATCGAGTTTGGCGGTACAATTACGGGCGAGCACGGAGTCGGGGTCATGAAAGCACCGTATCTCGAGCTTAAGCTGGGAAAAGAAGGGATCGCAGCAATGAAGGCTGTGAAAATGGCACTTGATCCAAACAATATCATGAATCCCGGAAAGATTTTTGCGAAAGACAGCAGGAAACGAGTGGTGGTAACAAAATGA
- a CDS encoding lactate permease LctP family transporter, translated as MSFTQNFTAVGDNLALSAIVALIPILYFFWALAIKQMKGYIAGLTTLAVALLIAIVAFKMPAGMALMSASQGAVYGILPIGWIIITSVFLYKLTVKTGQFDIIRNSVLSITEDRRLQALLVAFSFGAFLEGAAGFGAPVAISAALLVGLGFRPLYAAGLCLIANTAPVAFGAIGIPIIAVEGPTGIPAMEISKMVGRQLPFLSVFIPFYLVVIMAGFKRAMEVMPAVLVSGVSFALTQYVASNFLGPELPDILSALVSLFALAIFLKFWKPKTIFRFDAEEEMAATSAVNLPVKTKQQNTGAQVFKAWSPFLILTAIISVWGIPSIKLALIGHYEGTNSILKAINSLGHSLTYAPEVPFLNNRIINSEGAPIAAVFKLEVLGAAGTAILIAAILTKFVVGISWKNWAATFGETLNELKYPVITIGSVVGFAYVTNASGMSTTLGMTLAKTGAVLFPFFSPFLGWLGVFITGSDTSANLLFGNLQKITATSVGMDPILAVAANSSGGVTGKMISPQSIAVACAAVGLAGKESELFRFTIKHSLFLVTLVGILTFLQNSVLSWMIP; from the coding sequence ATGTCGTTCACACAAAATTTCACAGCGGTAGGGGATAACCTGGCCTTGTCCGCAATCGTCGCACTGATTCCGATTTTATATTTCTTCTGGGCACTTGCTATCAAACAGATGAAGGGGTACATAGCGGGCCTGACAACACTTGCTGTTGCCTTGCTTATTGCAATTGTTGCTTTTAAAATGCCTGCGGGAATGGCTTTGATGTCAGCTTCACAGGGGGCAGTGTATGGTATCCTCCCGATTGGCTGGATCATCATTACATCCGTATTTTTGTACAAGCTGACAGTTAAAACTGGCCAGTTTGACATTATCCGCAATTCAGTACTGTCTATAACAGAAGACCGCCGCTTGCAGGCACTTTTGGTAGCGTTCTCATTCGGGGCATTTCTTGAAGGTGCCGCTGGCTTTGGAGCACCGGTAGCGATTTCGGCTGCTCTTTTGGTGGGATTGGGTTTTAGGCCGCTTTACGCTGCAGGACTTTGCCTGATCGCCAACACAGCACCAGTTGCATTTGGTGCGATTGGTATTCCGATTATTGCTGTTGAAGGCCCTACCGGCATTCCGGCGATGGAAATCTCAAAAATGGTCGGCAGACAGCTGCCATTCTTATCTGTCTTTATCCCATTCTACCTAGTCGTGATCATGGCAGGGTTCAAAAGGGCAATGGAAGTAATGCCAGCTGTCCTCGTTTCCGGAGTTTCATTTGCACTTACGCAATACGTGGCATCAAACTTCCTTGGACCGGAGCTGCCTGACATTTTATCAGCGCTTGTTTCATTGTTCGCGCTGGCAATCTTCCTCAAGTTCTGGAAGCCAAAGACTATTTTCAGATTTGATGCAGAAGAGGAAATGGCAGCCACATCAGCTGTTAATCTGCCAGTAAAAACAAAACAGCAGAATACGGGGGCACAAGTTTTCAAAGCCTGGTCCCCATTCCTTATTTTGACTGCAATCATTTCTGTATGGGGCATCCCTTCCATCAAGCTTGCCCTGATAGGCCATTATGAAGGAACAAATTCGATTTTAAAGGCAATCAACTCTTTAGGACATTCACTGACATATGCACCGGAAGTACCTTTCTTGAATAACAGAATCATCAATTCTGAAGGCGCCCCGATTGCTGCCGTATTTAAACTGGAGGTACTCGGAGCCGCAGGGACAGCGATTTTGATCGCCGCTATACTTACTAAATTCGTTGTCGGCATCTCCTGGAAAAACTGGGCTGCTACCTTTGGAGAGACGCTGAATGAATTAAAGTATCCTGTCATCACCATCGGTTCGGTCGTGGGATTCGCTTATGTGACAAATGCTTCCGGGATGAGCACGACACTTGGCATGACGCTTGCAAAAACTGGTGCTGTCCTGTTCCCATTCTTCTCTCCATTCCTTGGATGGCTTGGCGTTTTCATCACTGGTTCTGATACATCTGCTAACCTTTTATTCGGAAACCTGCAGAAAATCACCGCGACTTCCGTTGGCATGGATCCGATCCTTGCTGTGGCAGCGAACTCTTCGGGAGGTGTAACCGGAAAAATGATTTCGCCGCAGTCGATTGCCGTCGCCTGTGCAGCAGTAGGTCTTGCTGGAAAAGAATCCGAACTGTTCCGCTTCACGATCAAACACAGTTTGTTCCTTGTGACGCTGGTCGGAATTCTTACATTCCTGCAAAATAGCGTCCTGTCCTGGATGATTCCATAA
- a CDS encoding FadR/GntR family transcriptional regulator, whose protein sequence is MQYKRIKPKKIYEEVAETIHGMIRSGQLKPGDKLDSVQQLAENFHVGRSAIREALSALRAMGLIEIKQGEGTYVREFETEQISFPLSTAILMNVHDTAHLLEVRKILEAGTVFSAAKKRTEKQLQTMREALDEMKRANGDEELGEKADLQFHMAIAESSHNPLLISLMNHVSGLMGETMKETRRLWLYSKQTTTARLHDEHYAIYEAIHAQDSEEARNLMLNHIESVEDILHKYINQAKTKPTL, encoded by the coding sequence TTGCAATATAAAAGAATCAAACCTAAAAAGATATATGAAGAAGTTGCCGAAACAATCCATGGCATGATCAGGTCTGGACAACTGAAACCAGGCGATAAACTGGATTCGGTCCAGCAGCTGGCTGAGAATTTCCATGTAGGGCGCTCTGCCATCAGGGAAGCATTGAGTGCCTTAAGGGCTATGGGACTCATTGAAATAAAGCAAGGAGAAGGGACATATGTCAGGGAATTTGAAACTGAACAAATCAGCTTCCCCCTTTCCACTGCTATACTGATGAATGTCCATGATACGGCGCATCTTCTGGAAGTGAGGAAGATCCTGGAAGCCGGCACTGTTTTTTCAGCAGCAAAAAAACGGACTGAAAAGCAGCTGCAGACAATGAGAGAGGCGCTGGATGAAATGAAACGTGCTAACGGCGATGAGGAGCTTGGAGAAAAAGCGGATCTGCAATTCCATATGGCGATTGCCGAAAGTTCGCATAATCCGCTGCTGATCAGCTTGATGAACCATGTTTCCGGCTTGATGGGCGAGACGATGAAAGAAACACGCCGGCTCTGGCTTTACTCGAAACAAACAACGACCGCACGGCTTCATGATGAGCATTATGCCATCTACGAGGCAATACATGCGCAGGATTCCGAAGAGGCAAGGAATTTGATGCTAAACCATATCGAGAGTGTGGAAGACATTCTCCATAAATACATTAACCAGGCAAAAACAAAACCAACACTCTAA
- a CDS encoding (Fe-S)-binding protein yields MKVTLFATCLVDMFQSSAGKATVELLERLGCEIDFPESQVCCGQPAYNSGYVKEAKEAMKSMIDTFIDAEYVVSPSGSCITMFREYPHVFKGDPVWEPKAKKLAAKSYELTQFIVNVLKIEDVGASFEGKVTYHTSCHMTRLLGVKKAPMILLSNVKGLEFTELPGKEQCCGFGGTFSVKMAQISEQMVDEKVRHVEETGAEYLIGADAGCLMNIGGRIERQGKPIKVLHIAEILNSR; encoded by the coding sequence ATGAAGGTAACCCTTTTTGCTACTTGTTTGGTCGATATGTTCCAAAGCAGTGCGGGCAAAGCAACAGTCGAACTGCTGGAGCGGCTTGGCTGTGAAATCGATTTTCCGGAATCACAGGTTTGCTGCGGTCAGCCAGCCTATAACAGTGGATATGTGAAAGAAGCAAAAGAAGCAATGAAATCTATGATCGATACATTTATTGATGCTGAATACGTCGTATCCCCTTCCGGTTCATGCATTACCATGTTCCGTGAATATCCTCATGTCTTCAAGGGAGATCCCGTTTGGGAACCAAAAGCGAAGAAACTTGCGGCCAAATCCTATGAATTGACGCAATTCATTGTAAATGTCTTAAAGATTGAAGATGTCGGGGCCAGCTTTGAAGGCAAGGTTACCTATCATACATCCTGCCACATGACGAGATTGTTAGGTGTCAAAAAAGCCCCTATGATTCTATTAAGCAATGTCAAGGGCCTCGAGTTCACAGAACTTCCGGGCAAGGAGCAATGCTGCGGCTTCGGCGGGACCTTCTCCGTCAAAATGGCCCAGATTTCCGAGCAAATGGTTGATGAAAAGGTTCGGCATGTAGAAGAAACGGGTGCCGAATATTTGATCGGAGCTGATGCTGGCTGCCTGATGAACATTGGAGGCCGCATCGAAAGACAAGGAAAACCAATCAAGGTGCTTCATATAGCAGAAATATTGAACAGCCGATAA
- a CDS encoding LutB/LldF family L-lactate oxidation iron-sulfur protein — MPMKIGSDNFKERVDQGINDSFMRGAVAGAQERMGTRRQDVTEEMGNWEDWRSHGEEIRQHVLENLDFYLEQLSENVAKRGGHVFFAQTAEDANEYIKGVVEKKNATKIVKSKSMVTEEISLNTTLEQAGCTVVETDLGEYILQVDDHDPPSHIVVPALHKNKEQIRDVFTKKLGYQKTEKPEELAWHAREMLRQEYLTADIGITGCNFAVAETGSFSLVTNEGNADLVTSLPKTQITVMGMERLVPTFEEMEVLVSLLTRSAVGQKLTSYITVLTGPREDHNVDGPEEFHLVIVDNGRSKILGGEFQSVLQCIRCAACINTCPVYRHVGGHSYGSIYSGPIGAVLSPLLGGYDQYKELPYASTLCGACTDVCPVKIPLHQLLHKHRQVIVEEEGKAPISEKLAMKAFGLGAASPMLYKLGSKVAPAAMNPFTTGDKISNGPGPLKAWTEIREFPAPNKERFRDWFKNREKGGNES, encoded by the coding sequence ATGCCAATGAAAATTGGATCAGATAATTTTAAAGAGCGTGTGGACCAGGGTATAAATGATTCATTCATGAGGGGCGCAGTTGCCGGAGCCCAGGAGCGGATGGGCACCCGGAGACAGGATGTTACTGAAGAAATGGGAAACTGGGAAGATTGGCGCAGCCATGGCGAAGAAATCCGCCAGCATGTCCTCGAAAATCTTGACTTTTACCTTGAACAGCTCAGTGAGAACGTTGCAAAGCGCGGCGGCCATGTTTTCTTTGCACAGACTGCCGAAGACGCTAATGAATATATAAAAGGCGTTGTCGAAAAAAAGAATGCAACAAAAATCGTAAAATCCAAATCAATGGTCACGGAAGAAATCAGTTTGAACACAACGCTTGAACAGGCTGGTTGCACCGTTGTAGAAACGGACCTTGGCGAATACATCCTCCAGGTTGATGACCATGATCCGCCATCACATATTGTCGTTCCTGCCCTGCATAAAAACAAGGAGCAAATCAGGGACGTTTTTACAAAGAAGCTTGGCTATCAAAAAACGGAAAAACCGGAAGAACTGGCCTGGCATGCACGCGAAATGCTCCGGCAGGAATATTTGACAGCAGATATCGGGATTACCGGCTGCAATTTTGCCGTTGCCGAGACAGGCTCCTTCAGCCTTGTGACCAATGAAGGAAATGCCGACCTCGTTACCTCCCTCCCAAAAACCCAAATCACGGTTATGGGGATGGAGCGGCTTGTTCCCACATTCGAGGAAATGGAAGTGCTCGTAAGCCTGTTGACAAGAAGCGCTGTCGGCCAGAAGCTGACAAGCTATATCACTGTACTGACTGGTCCACGGGAAGATCATAATGTCGATGGTCCTGAGGAATTCCACCTCGTCATCGTCGATAATGGACGCTCAAAAATTCTTGGAGGCGAATTCCAGTCTGTCCTCCAATGTATCCGTTGCGCTGCTTGTATCAATACTTGCCCGGTTTACCGACATGTCGGCGGACACTCTTACGGTTCGATTTATTCAGGGCCGATCGGAGCTGTTCTATCGCCGTTGCTCGGAGGATACGATCAGTATAAGGAGCTTCCCTATGCTTCCACCCTTTGCGGAGCCTGTACCGATGTTTGTCCTGTAAAAATACCCCTTCACCAGCTATTGCATAAACATCGGCAGGTAATTGTCGAGGAGGAAGGAAAAGCGCCTATTTCCGAGAAACTCGCCATGAAGGCTTTCGGTCTTGGAGCCGCATCCCCGATGCTGTACAAACTGGGGTCAAAGGTTGCTCCTGCAGCGATGAATCCATTCACAACCGGCGATAAAATTTCAAACGGCCCCGGCCCATTGAAAGCCTGGACTGAGATCAGGGAATTCCCTGCCCCGAATAAAGAAAGATTCAGAGACTGGTTCAAAAACAGGGAAAAAGGAGGCAATGAATCATGA
- a CDS encoding lactate utilization protein C, whose protein sequence is MMTGTIQNREAFLNNIASSLGRNRITGNIKPPVWKHGPQDEVLKDATPDELIDVLKTQCLKIHTSLVMTDAKNLPETLNEVVTNYGGGPVVSWKDDRFAKWGLDSLMKQEWPSKNIEVYEWDHSKGKENIRQAERANVGLTISEMTLAESGTVVLLSDKNKGRTVSFLPATYIALIPKSTIVPRITQAARKLREMHLSGKQVASCVNFITGPSNSADIELNLVVGVHGPVKATYIVIEDL, encoded by the coding sequence ATCATGACAGGAACAATCCAAAACCGTGAAGCGTTTTTAAATAATATCGCAAGTTCGCTCGGAAGAAACCGTATAACCGGCAACATCAAGCCGCCAGTCTGGAAGCACGGTCCGCAGGATGAAGTTTTAAAGGATGCGACACCAGATGAATTGATTGATGTCCTGAAAACTCAATGTCTTAAAATCCACACAAGCCTGGTCATGACAGATGCCAAGAATCTGCCTGAAACCTTGAATGAAGTTGTAACCAACTATGGAGGCGGACCGGTCGTTTCCTGGAAGGATGACCGATTCGCAAAATGGGGTCTTGACTCCCTGATGAAGCAAGAATGGCCTTCGAAAAACATCGAAGTCTATGAATGGGACCATTCAAAAGGCAAGGAAAACATCCGCCAGGCTGAAAGAGCGAATGTCGGACTCACCATCAGCGAAATGACCCTCGCTGAGTCAGGGACAGTCGTATTATTAAGCGATAAAAATAAAGGCCGGACCGTCAGTTTCCTGCCTGCCACTTATATTGCACTCATTCCAAAGAGCACAATTGTGCCAAGGATCACCCAGGCTGCCCGCAAACTTCGGGAGATGCACCTTTCCGGCAAGCAAGTTGCATCTTGCGTCAATTTCATCACCGGACCGAGCAACTCAGCCGATATCGAATTGAACCTTGTCGTCGGAGTTCATGGACCTGTTAAAGCGACATATATTGTGATCGAGGATTTATAG